Part of the Suricata suricatta isolate VVHF042 chromosome 8, meerkat_22Aug2017_6uvM2_HiC, whole genome shotgun sequence genome, TAGACACATTTATATTGCCCCCACACTTCCTAACCTGCCTTAGGGGTAGCTTAGATGCTGTGAGCATGGAGTAGGATTCTAGACACTGCCAGCGCTGCtcaacagaactttctgcaatgatggaaatattctgtccTAACTTCTAACttcactgtccaatatggtaggcCTGTATGTTTCTTAGGTACTTGAAATATAGCTAAGACAACTAAGCAactgaaataatttcatttggcTTAACTTTAAATAGCCACATCTAACTACTACATTGTACCATGCAACTCTATGCTTACTAGTTGTATAGTCTTgagtaatttttgtttatctgtaaaatggggatcacaTTATGTAACCCATGGGGAAGGATACCCTGCACAGTGATTGGCCCCTAAGCATGCTAAAAATCCTTGGTATTCTAGGAGAAGCTCATAGATTTTGAGTGGGAACGTTGCATTTAATTGGCCCTGTCCCAGTCAGCTCTCACCTTGTTGCTGGGTTCTATCATGTTGTCCCCatgccagcccgagatgggcacaAAGGCAACAGCCTCAGAGTTGTAACCAATCTTCTTGATATAGGCCTTCACCTCCTTGCTGATCTCCTCAAAGCGTGCACTACTGTAAGGAGGCTCCGTGATGTCCATCTTGTTGATGGCCACGATGAGCTGCTTCACACCCAGCGTATAGGCCAGCAGTACATGCTCCCGGGTCTGTCCATTCTTCGAGATGCCAGACTCAAACTCACCTACACCACTTGCCACAATCAGCACAGCGCAGTCTGCCTGGCCCAGGTGACAGAGGAAAACAGGCCCAGCTGAGACTTGGCCTGGGATACCCATGCCCACCCCCAAAGCAGAGTCAAGGCAACTCTGGTGGTACCTGTGAGGTGCCTGTGATCATGTTCTTGATGAAGTCACGGTGACCTGGGGCATCGATGATGGTGATGTAATATTTCTTGGTCTCAAACTTCCACAGGGAGATGTCAATGGTGATGCCACGTTCCCGCTCTGCCTTCAGCTTGTCCAGTACCCAGGCATACTTGAAGGAGCCTTTGCCCACCTGGGCCAAGAATAGGAGGGAAGACCCCAGGGTCACCTCTATGTCCAAAGCTGCCCATGAGCCAAGAAAGACGTTCCCTAATGAGTTGAGCGTCAAAGGGATGGTAACAGGGCAGTCAGTGTATGGAGATGCCTTTGAATTGTTCAAAACAATAGAatttattacttatataattaatatttttctttcagagcaGGTTTTAAAATCACAGTGACCCAGGACCAAATGAGAGAGTGCCTAGGCAGGCGTGTGGGTCACTGGCGCATGGTCAGCAAGCCCTCAATCAGTAATAGCAAACACAGAAGTAATGCTGACCATGGACTCGGTGTCGTTATAAGCACTTAACAtgggttatctcatttaatctcccaACAACTTAGTGAAGTTTTATTATCTTCATCCTGCAAGATAAAGTAACAGAAATTAACTGACTGGCCCATGATCATATAATGAATAAGCagtagagtcaggatttgaaccagaGCATCGGACTCAAGTTCAAACTCTCTTCCACTACCTTCTGTGGAATGTTAAACCAGTGTCTATGACTGATGATTGCCCGTGGCACCCTGGAGAAATTGAGCTTCTTTCAGCACTGGTAAAAAGGAGACTTTTTAAAGGTGGTAGCAGATTCAAGTTGGCATGCTTGTTCAGGGAATACTCTCCCACTTGCCAGGGGACCTGGGCACCTGTTCCAGGTCTAATTAGAGAGCAGGGTGGAGAACAAGACCAGAGACCAGGTGGCTTCCCCCAAGAAAACtaattaggtttttaaaagacagaaataggACCCAGGTGTCTTAACCTTTGCCACTGTAGGAACTTCTGTTCGATCAAGTCCATTATAGTTTAGAATAGTCCGTAGATAAGGAGGTCTCAAGGAGTGGTCCGGAGACCCCGATTCCTTTTAGAGTTTGCAGGGTCAAAACTGTTATTTATAATACGAAGATATTATTtgcctttccctctctcattctcacaCCACTGTGTGGTATTTTCTAGAGGTTCCACGACATGTGAAATCACAACAGACTGACTGCAGACCATGAGAATTCAGGCGTCTTCTATTAAGCTGGACATTAAAGATAtcagcaaaaatgtaaaacaatgccaccCTCccaagattttttgttttggaaaatagttatttttcataggCAAAAAGTGTGATACTTATGCTAATATATAAGGagtttattactattatttttaagtgaattaagcgggggtgggttgttttttttgttttgttttttttagagatagagagcacatgcacacaaatgggggagatgagcaggagagagagaatcccaagcaggctccatactcagcttggatcctgacacagggcttgatcccacaaccctgggatcatgacttgagtggaaattaagagttggacactcaactgacagccacccaggcaccccaatgaattaaacatttttaaaacctcattttaaatttgaatatgataaatacataatttaCGTAAATAAACTCTTTGGGGtgcctttaaaaatgtgaaggtttttaaaaaatttttctacaaggttcatttatttctgagagacagagcatgagcatgggaggggcagacacagaatctgaagcaggctccaggctctgagctgtcagcacagagccggatgcagggcacaactcaaactgcgagatcatgacctgagccaaagtcagatggtcaaccaactgagccacccgggcacccctgtaaAGGGTGCTTGAGACcagaaagtttgagaaccaccgcATCAGATCATTTGTTTTTTCCATAACCTTGGTTATGCTTCTGCCATTTTGGCTGTGGACCAGTCTCTTAAAGTTCTAACACTTTCCTTAGCAGCCCCTGCCCCATAAGTGCCTCCACAACAATTCCAACTATACCCGAGGAAGCCAAGATGAGGAAAAGAGCTGATGGCACTGATTTATGACCTGtggctttctcttttctatctaTTTATATCTTTGCAGCAGCTGGTTCTACATACTATTCCCATCTTGTTTGATACTTCAACTCTGAGGTTTTCCACCTACCTCCCTGGGTCTCCCCCTTCTCATTCCCCTGCATGGGCTCTTCCTCCACCCATCCCAGGactctgtccctcactctttccTAAAGCGTGTACCCAGCTCACCCCCATGGTTTAGTCTCCAACCTGGGTTTCCATCTTGAGCTCCAGACTTCAATATTCAGCTTCCCTCCTGGACATCAACACAGAAAGCCTTGTGGACACCTTAAATTTCACACATGTAGAGGGGACTGCAGACCAGCTCTGCTCCTGGTATTCACTGATCTTCCAGTTTCCAAAGCTAGAAACTTGGGGGTCACCCTcaactcctcttcctcccttccccccttccctacAGCTAACTCCTAAGTTCTGTGGATTTCGAAACTCCCAAGTCCCTGGACTCCATCCATTGCTCTCCATGCCCACTGCTGCCGCCTGAGCCCAGGCCACTGTCCTTGCTCCTGTGGTCAGCAGCAGCAACCTCCCAACTGGCTTCCCAGCCCCGAGCGTCAGGCCCTTGGGCCTGTTCTCCCCATGCTGCAGTCAGTGTGCTCTTTCTAAAAAGGTCTTGTCTGATTCTGGTCATTCCCATCCTTGAAATCCTTCCGTGGCTGCAGGGAAAGTGGCCAGGCTCCTTGACAGGGCACTCAAGGCTGCATCCCCTGGCCTACCGGGCAGCGACCGACTCTCCGTATCAGGTGTTCTGCACCTGCTGTTCCAGTCTCCTGGTGGCTCACGGACACTTGCCCCATTTCCTCCAGGCTCAGAGGAGGTCCCTTCCTGGGGAAGCCTTCAAGGCCTCTCAGGACACATTCGTTGTCCCTGACCTGGGTTCCTACAGCACCCATGCTGTTGCCGACCTTACCGTGTGGCAGGAGGGTGTGTGACCAGTGGTTTCTTGGGGGCAAGGCTTGCTGTGTTCACCACTGTATTCAGGGCTCTAAGGTCCATGACAGATGCAGGGCAAATAGATCCTTTCCCCTCACCAACACGCAGGTCATCGATGGCTTCTTTGTGAAGCGCATGGCCGACATTAAGGAGTCCACTGCCTACCTGGCCCTCATGACGCGGGGCCTGCAGAGACTGTACCAGGGCCATACCCTACGCAGTCACCCCTGGGGAACCTCAGGGGACTCTGAATCAAGGCCTGGGCCCTCTCCAAATCCTCTCTGCTCACTCCTCACCTTCAGTGACTTCAATGCGGGAGCCATCGAGAACAAGGCCCAGTCAGTGCGCGAGGTGTTCGCCCGACAGCTGATGCAGGTGCGAGGTGTGAGTACGGAGAAGGCAGCAGCCATAATGGAGCGGTATGGCACCCCTGCCAGCCTACTGGCCGCCTATGACGCCTGTGTCACCCCCAAGGAACAGGAGCTGCTGCTGAGAACCATCAAGTGTGGCCAACTGCAGAGGAATCTGGGGCCCACTCTGAACAGGACCTTGTCCCAGCTCTACTGCAGCTACggtcccatgacctgagccacaccaCAAGGCCgtctccagcccccaccctcacccctaccGGCTAGCTGGCCTTTTAATCGGATCTTTTGGGCTGCAATAAAAATAGAAGCATTTGTGgtcttctgtaaaaaaaaaaaaaaaaaaaaaaaaaaaaaaccccggcAGCTTTATGTCCTTAGATACAGCATGGCATCTGTGCCACACTAAGATTTCAACCTTGGCACCACGCTCAGGCAAACTCTTTAACCCTTTTGAGCCTCATTTGTCTCACCTGGAACATGGCAGCCACACCACCTGCCTGGCATTATTGAGCGAGAAAGCACCTAGCAgcccagcaggtgctcagcagGGGTGAGCAGTCTCCTCCCCCACAATGTGGCACCCCTCCCAGGGAAACCAAGgccggggaggagggcagggaggctcAGACAGAGCAGCCATACCTCTGCGGCCTCCTTCTCAAACCTCTCGATGGTCCTCTTGTCGATGCCCCCACACTTGTAGATGAGGTGCCCCGTTGTGGTGGACTTGCCCGAATCCACATGGCCGATGACCACGATGTTGATGTGGGTCTTCTCTTTGCCCATGCTGGGAGCTGCTCAGAGAGAGGACGGGTGTGCTCAGTGCCTGAAGCAACCGCCCCAAACTCTTCTTCCTTGGAACTGGGCCAGCTCAGCCAGCAGAGGgtgaggcagaaaaggaaaacagctggccaagagggcagagagggggcctTCCCAACACCTCACACCTGAGGATGCTCtggtctctccccccaccccaaggacaACATGCCTACCTCCAGAGCCAGGAGGATTCCCCTCCTACCTCCTCACACCCGGAACAGACCATCCAGGCACTGGGGTCCCCGCCTCCTTTTACAGTGGACATCTCAGGCCCGCCCCTCAACTCCCTTGTCCCTATTGGCTCCCGCTGCTGGCTGGGATGCATGGGAAAAGCACCACCCATCTCAGGGGGTGGGCTCTCCCTCACCAGGCTGGGAGGATGATGAGCCTGCTGCCCACCAAAAGGAAGCTTCTCTGGGCTTTGAGGTGCTGATTGATACCCCCCTTCCCACCACCAGGCTGGGCCCTAGGAAGTAGGCCAACGGTCAAAGTGGTCCCTGGATTTGCTGTCCCTGGGTAATCAGGCCTGTGTGTTTGGGGGGCGGAGGAGGGTGTATAGGAAAGgttggggaagagaaggagcaagTGGCTGGAGCTCTAGTGTTTTACATATATCGGCCTCCTGGATCTTCCTGGGCCTCAAGAAccacatggatttttaaaaaaatatttaaattttaagtaggctccaaacCCAACCTGAGAcctgaactcatgagcctgagatTAAAAGCCacatgtttggggcacctgggtggctcagtggcttaagcgtccaattttgtcccaggtcatgatctcggggttcgtgagtttgagccctgcatcaggctctgtgctgatggcatggagcctgcttgggattctctctccctctctctctgcccttcttcccgcCCCCCcgacacacactctctctcaaataatcaaataaacttaaaaacttaaaaaaaaaagagtctcatgttctaccaaccgagccaggtgcccctcttaataCGAACCACATAGATTTATCCCTGCGTCCGGCAGCCTGCACACAGCCCGACCTGTGGCAAATCCTGTGTTTGGTGAACAAACGCAGAATGACCACTACCTTTAGGCCCCGAGCCCTGTACACACCGTCACTTTTATGCTGCTGCTAATTCAACCTGAGACACGAGGAAAATGAAACCCAGGAGCCAGACCCCTGGGGAGAAAGTAGCAGAACTCAAGTCGTCTGACCCCAGACTCACAGTGCTGCCTCTCAGTGAACTCGTGCCCGAATCCCCCCTGCCCACTTCTGTGCTCCCAGCACTGGGTTGCTAAATGAGTATTTAGGGTAGGACATGGGAAGGAGGTGAGCGAGAGGGGCCAGGCTCCCACGCGGAAGGGCTGGCCCCAGGATTGAAGATCAGGCTGCCGGACTGTGGTCTGAGGCTAGTGCAGTGCTGGCCTCCCCCAGAGGCTCTGGCACCGCCCATACATCAGTTTCTgaggagcaggctctgtgcctggagacCAGAGAGATGCAGGGGACGGTGGCAGAATGAACAGGCTCCTGGGAAGCCCGACCTACTCGGATTAGAGTCTTAGCTTTGCCTCAACGGtcccttagcctctctgagcctgggtGTCCGCTTACTTCTTAGAGTTGTTGAGATCCAAGGAGATCAGCCCCCTCACTCATAAATCTTGATGATGCTGATCATTGGTCCTTTAAAAAACTTAGGACAAAGTAGGAACACGTGGGGACACTCTAACCACAAGCCACAGATGAACCTGTTCTTACGAccagggcagctgggagcctgggaacAGCCGGAGAACAGTTATCACTGGCCCTTCCTCCTCAGACACAGGTGGTCGTGGAGACATGATTTGCGAGTGGTGGGTCGTGTAGTTAACTTCACCTCCGTCGGAGCTTGGCTTTTCACCAGTTATTTGGCATGTTGGTGTGTTAGCAGTTTCTTAGCTGGAAGTCCCGTGATTTCATAAAAGGCAAAGTGAGGCCCTTGGGATGGCATCACCCATCTCGGGACTCTGTTCCTGCTCCTGAGGATCTGTGGAGTGTTGGGAAGGAAACTGGTTTTGGAATCCAAAGACCAGGCAAGTCTCAGCTCTGCGGCTTTGCGGCTTGCTcacccttcctccagcccccccTGCATTCTCACCGGGCcaaccttcctctccctctcttcctgcaggATGGAGGGGAGCTTCCTCCCCGTGGGCAGCAGCAGGACGTGCGAGGAGACCAACAGGTCCCTCAGCAGCCCCACCAGGGTATAGCCTGGGCAGTTCCCACTGTGTGGAGGGGCACTCAGGAGCCGGTTCTGGGGGGGAAAACCAGAGTCTAGAGACCCCACAGAGTCACCCGGGTTCTAGACTCACAGGGATAAGGAaggagtgagtggggggagaagggagagttCTAGGGCACCCTGAGCCATGTAAAGGGACAGCCCAGAAGAaggctttggagccagagagACCTGAGTGGGAATCCTGGCTCCAACCCATACTCAGT contains:
- the LOC115298250 gene encoding crossover junction endonuclease MUS81-like isoform X3 produces the protein MLPGHELGHLQEVNDFNAGAIENKAQSVREVFARQLMQEQELLLRTIKCGQLQRNLGPTLNRTLSQLYCSYGPMT
- the LOC115298250 gene encoding crossover junction endonuclease MUS81-like isoform X2, with the protein product MLPGHELGHLQEVNDFNAGAIENKAQSVREVFARQLMQVRGVSTEKAAAIMERYGTPASLLAAYDACVTPKEQELLLRTIKCGQLQRNLGPTLNRTLSQLYCSYGPMT